In Micropterus dolomieu isolate WLL.071019.BEF.003 ecotype Adirondacks linkage group LG17, ASM2129224v1, whole genome shotgun sequence, one genomic interval encodes:
- the LOC123985965 gene encoding extracellular calcium-sensing receptor-like, producing the protein MSLPVLEKKGDIILGGLFSLHDMVVEPSLSFTSTPPPIQCTRFNLRTFRWMQTMIFAIEEINRDGKLLPNITLGYRIYDSCSTPHQALKAVIELMGSEKGSGVEGETQSKVTCHGTIPAVIGDGGSTQSLVVARFLGVFHVPQVSYFSSCACLSDKKEFPAFLRTMPSDLFQVDALVQLVKHFGWTWVGVIAGDDAYGRGGANIFVDEVRKLGACVALYEIIPKNRAQTAISSIVSKIRSSGTRVVLVFAVEQDAAALFDVALRHGLTDTQWLASEAWSTDAVLSTPKKYHHILQGSMGFAIRRARIPGLQDFLLRLHPLSPDAVEDPFLIPFWEEVFQCSLSLQAEGQERNVEGKPPCSGAEELGSVTNIYSDVSQLRISYNVYKAVYAIAHALKATRSCVKAKGPFPLQACPDANNIQPWQLLHYIKQVDYLNSFGDETKFDENGDPAGMYDLVNWQLRPNGEMEFVTIGKFDETTTVGKQKLQIQEQNIVWIGNQTKVPLSVCSSNCAPGTRKAIRPHFPICCHDCVVCKAGEISNQTDAIECVRCHPEFWSSADRTACVPKQVEFLSFRDTMGITLMAISLIGTFCTCVVVFIFSCHRTTPIVRANNSELSFLLLFSLTLCFLCSLTFIGQPSKWSCMLRHTAFGITFVLCISCILGKTIVVLMAFKATHPGSNVMKWFGPAQQKTIITICTLVQVIICTVWLVVAPPSPRQLIPRESAIVILLCDEGSPIAFALVLGYIGLLACACLLLAFLARKLPDNFNEARLINFSMLIFCSVWVAFVPAYISSPGKYSTVTEVFAILASSYGLLGCIFVPKCYIILLRPEKNTRKHLMTKVATDTF; encoded by the exons ATGTCCCTGCCTGTGCTGGAGAAAAAGGGGGACATCATCTTGGGGGGACTCTTCTCCCTTCATGACATGGTGGTGGAGCCCAGTCTGTCCTTCACCTCTACGCCTCCACCCATACAGTGCACCAG ATTTAACCTTAGGACATTTCGTTGGATGCAAACTATGATCTTTGCCATCGAGGAGATTAACAGAGATGGAAAACTTCTTCCCAACATCACACTGGGCTATAGGATCTATGACTCATGCAGTACACCCCATCAAGCTCTGAAGGCTGTCATTGAGTTAATGGGGAGTGAGAAAGGTTCAGGGGTTGAAGGAGAGACACAGAGTAAAGTCACATGTCATGGGACCATACCAGCCGTGATAGGAGACGGAGGCTCTACTCAGTCTCTTGTAGTGGCCCGTTTCCTGGGAGTCTTCCATGTGCCACAG GTTAGTTATTTCTCCAGCTGTGCTTGTCTCAGTGACAAAAAGGagtttcctgcctttttaaggACCATGCCCAGTGACCTTTTCCAG GTAGATGCACTTGTACAACTTGTCAAGCACTTTGGCTGGACTTGGGTGGGTGTGATTGCAGGGGATGATGCTTATGGCCGTGGTGGGGCAAACATCTTTGTCGATGAG GTTAGAAAGTTAGGTGCTTGTGTTGCCCTCTATGAGATCATCCCTAAAAACCGAGCACAGACTGCCATTTCATCTATTGTTTCTAAGATCCGCTCCTCTGGGACTCGTGTGGTTCTAGTGTTTGCTGTAGAACAAGATGCAGCTGCATTGTTTGATGTAGCACTCAGGCAT GGGCTTACTGACACACAGTGGCTGGCCAGTGAGGCCTGGAGCACAGATGCTGTCCTCTCCACCCCTAAAAAGTACCACCACATCCTCCAGGGTTCTATGGGATTTGCCATTCGACGAGCACGCATCCCTGGATTGCAAGACTTTCTGCTTCGCTTGCATCCCTTGAGCCCAGATGCCGTTGAAGATCCTTTCCTGATACCCTTCTGGGAAGAGGTGTTTCAATGCAGCCTGAGTTTGCAGGCTGAAGGTCAGGAGCGTAATGTTGAGGGTAAACCTCCATGCTCTGGAGCAGAAGAGCTGGGGAGTGTGACAAATATCTATTCAGATGTGTCACAGCTAAGGATTTCCTATAATGTCTATAAGGCTGTGTATGCCATTGCCCATGCACTCAAGGCTACGAGAAGCTGTGTGAAAGCAAAAGGACCATTTCCTTTGCAGGCCTGTCCAGATGCAAACAATATACAGCCATGGCAG CTACTTCATTACATAAAACAGGTGGACTACTTGAATTCATTTGGTGATGAAACCAAGTTTGATGAGAATGGCGACCCTGCAGGCATGTATGACCTGGTCAACTGGCAGCTGAGACCAAATGGAGAAATGGAGTTTGTCACTATTGGAAAATTTGATGAGACAACCACAGTTGGAAAGCAAAAACTCCAGATCCAGGAACAGAACATTGTATGGATCGGCAACCAAACCAAA GTTCCCTTATCAGTATGCAGCAGCAATTGTGCCCCAGGTACCCGAAAGGCAATCAGACCTCACTTCCCTATCTGTTGCCATGATTGTGTGGTTTGCAAAGCTGGGGAGATTAGCAATCAGACTG ATGCCATAGAGTGTGTGCGCTGCCACCCTGAGTTCTGGTCCAGTGCTGACAGGACAGCCTGTGTCCCTAAACAGGTGGAGTTCCTCTCCTTTAGAGACACAATGGGCATCACACTGATGGCTATTTCCCTCATTGGCACCTTCTGCACCTGTGTTGTAGTCTTCATATTCTCCTGTCACAGAACCACCCCTATTGTCAGGGCCAACAACTCTGAGCTGAGCTTCCTGCTGCTCTTCTCCTTGactctgtgtttcctgtgttctCTGACCTTCATAGGCCAGCCCTCTAAGTGGTCCTGCATGCTGCGCCACACAGCATTTGGGATCACATTTGTCCTATGTATCTCTTGCATTCTGGGGAAAACAATCGTGGTGTTAATGGCCTTCAAGGCTACACATCCAGGCAGTAATGTCATGAAATGGTTTGGGCCTGCACAACAAAAGACAATCATTACCATTTGTACACTGGTCCAG GTTATAATCTGTACAGTATGGCTGGTTGTAGCTCCCCCCTCTCCACGGCAACTGATCCCACGTGAGAGTGCTATTGTCATTCTCTTGTGTGACGAAGGTTCACCCATAGCATTTGCTCTCGTCCTGGGCTACATTGGTCTGCTGGCCTGCGCCTGCCTTCTATTGGCCTTCCTGGCAAGGAAACTCCCGGACAACTTCAATGAGGCCAGACTGATCAATTTCAGCATGCTCATTTTCTGCTCAGTGTGGGTAGCCTTTGTTCCCGCCTACATCAGTTCTCCAGGGAAGTACTCTACGGTCACAGAGGTATTTGCTATCTTGGCCTCCAGTTATGGACTGCTGGGCTGCATCTTTGTACCAAAGTGCTACATAATCCTACTAAGGCCAGAAAAGAACACAAGGAAACACCTAATGACCAAAGTTGCCACTGACACATTTTAG